A region of Rhodamnia argentea isolate NSW1041297 chromosome 9, ASM2092103v1, whole genome shotgun sequence DNA encodes the following proteins:
- the LOC115744417 gene encoding protein BREVIS RADIX isoform X1, with amino-acid sequence MFTCIACTKADDGGEEGGGAAARGSGTPNSKEAVKSLTTQIKDMALKFSGAYRQCKPCTGSPSYKKGDRRFSDFDTVSEGVPYPFMGAGSSSSTPAWDFTGPGRHPTSRMDSRIPVGFGGDRTPGGASVSAQSIDVVLEEEESKEWMAQVEPGVHITFESLPNGGNDLKRIRFSRDMFDKWQAQRWWAENYDRIMELYNVQRFNRQALNTPARSEDEFQRDSSYSRIGSARESPMLPTATREWTPRSHQKPTGSKGYFPPSEPSDLGGRHYHAGSSAHGSAAAGGKGEMAYMEASRTTTSSRDEASVSYSNASEVETEWIEEDEPGVYITIRQLVDGTRELRRVRFSREQFGEVRAKTWWEENRERIQAQYL; translated from the exons ATGTTCACGTGCATAGCCTGCACGAAGGCGGACGACGGCGGCGAAGAGGGCGGAGGGGCGGCGGCGCGTGGGAGCGGCACCCCGAATTCCAAAGAAGCCGTCAAAAGCCTGACCACGCAG ATTAAGGATATGGCGTTGAAGTTCTCCGGGGCTTATCGTCAGTGCAAGCCTTGCACGGGCTCGCCCAGCTACAAGAAGGGCGATCGGCGTTTTTCAGACTTCGACACGGTCTCGGAGGGTGTCCCGTATCCGTTCATGGGAGCCGGGAGCTCCAGCTCGACGCCCGCTTGGGATTTCACAGGTCCCGGCCGCCATCCCACCTCGAGGATGGACTCGAGAATCCCTGTGGGATTCGGTGGAGACCGCACTCCAGGAGGAGCATCCGTCTCGGCGCAGTCTATTGACGTGGTGTTGGAGGAAGAGGAGTCCAAGGAATGGATGGCGCAGGTCGAGCCCGGTGTACACATAACGTTCGAGTCGCTGCCTAATGGCGGGAACGATCTAAAGCGAATCCGCTTCAG tCGTGACATGTTCGACAAGTGGCAAGCGCAGCGATGGTGGGCGGAGAACTATGACCGGATCATGGAGCTCTACAACGTCCAGAGATTCAACCGGCAAGCTCTTAACACTCCGGCGCGATCTGAGGACGAG TTTCAGAGAGATTCATCATACTCGAGGATAGGATCTGCGAGGGAAAGCCCGATGCTTCCGACTGCAACCCGAGAGTGGACGCCGAGGAGTCACCAGAAACCCACGGGCAGTAAAGGGTACTTCCCGCCATCCGAGCCATCCGATCTAGGTGGTCGCCACTACCACGCGGGGTCCAGCGCTCACGGGTCGGCAGCAGCTGGCGGGAAGGGTGAGATGGCCTACATGGAGGCGTCTCGCACCACGACCTCATCCAGGGACGAGGCATCGGTTTCCTACAGCAATGCTAGCGAAGTGGAGACCGAGTGGATCGAGGAGGACGAGCCCGGTGTGTACATTACCATTAGGCAGCTTGTGGACGGAACTAGGGAACTGCGGCGGGTACGATTCAG CCGCGAACAGTTCGGGGAAGTTCGTGCGAAGACGTGGTgggaagaaaacagagaaagaaTACAAGCTCAATACCTATGA
- the LOC115744417 gene encoding protein BREVIS RADIX isoform X2 → MFTCIACTKADDGGEEGGGAAARGSGTPNSKEAVKSLTTQIKDMALKFSGAYRQCKPCTGSPSYKKGDRRFSDFDTVSEGVPYPFMGAGSSSSTPAWDFTGPGRHPTSRMDSRIPVGFGGDRTPGGASVSAQSIDVVLEEEESKEWMAQVEPGVHITFESLPNGGNDLKRIRFSRDMFDKWQAQRWWAENYDRIMELYNVQRFNRQALNTPARSEDERDSSYSRIGSARESPMLPTATREWTPRSHQKPTGSKGYFPPSEPSDLGGRHYHAGSSAHGSAAAGGKGEMAYMEASRTTTSSRDEASVSYSNASEVETEWIEEDEPGVYITIRQLVDGTRELRRVRFSREQFGEVRAKTWWEENRERIQAQYL, encoded by the exons ATGTTCACGTGCATAGCCTGCACGAAGGCGGACGACGGCGGCGAAGAGGGCGGAGGGGCGGCGGCGCGTGGGAGCGGCACCCCGAATTCCAAAGAAGCCGTCAAAAGCCTGACCACGCAG ATTAAGGATATGGCGTTGAAGTTCTCCGGGGCTTATCGTCAGTGCAAGCCTTGCACGGGCTCGCCCAGCTACAAGAAGGGCGATCGGCGTTTTTCAGACTTCGACACGGTCTCGGAGGGTGTCCCGTATCCGTTCATGGGAGCCGGGAGCTCCAGCTCGACGCCCGCTTGGGATTTCACAGGTCCCGGCCGCCATCCCACCTCGAGGATGGACTCGAGAATCCCTGTGGGATTCGGTGGAGACCGCACTCCAGGAGGAGCATCCGTCTCGGCGCAGTCTATTGACGTGGTGTTGGAGGAAGAGGAGTCCAAGGAATGGATGGCGCAGGTCGAGCCCGGTGTACACATAACGTTCGAGTCGCTGCCTAATGGCGGGAACGATCTAAAGCGAATCCGCTTCAG tCGTGACATGTTCGACAAGTGGCAAGCGCAGCGATGGTGGGCGGAGAACTATGACCGGATCATGGAGCTCTACAACGTCCAGAGATTCAACCGGCAAGCTCTTAACACTCCGGCGCGATCTGAGGACGAG AGAGATTCATCATACTCGAGGATAGGATCTGCGAGGGAAAGCCCGATGCTTCCGACTGCAACCCGAGAGTGGACGCCGAGGAGTCACCAGAAACCCACGGGCAGTAAAGGGTACTTCCCGCCATCCGAGCCATCCGATCTAGGTGGTCGCCACTACCACGCGGGGTCCAGCGCTCACGGGTCGGCAGCAGCTGGCGGGAAGGGTGAGATGGCCTACATGGAGGCGTCTCGCACCACGACCTCATCCAGGGACGAGGCATCGGTTTCCTACAGCAATGCTAGCGAAGTGGAGACCGAGTGGATCGAGGAGGACGAGCCCGGTGTGTACATTACCATTAGGCAGCTTGTGGACGGAACTAGGGAACTGCGGCGGGTACGATTCAG CCGCGAACAGTTCGGGGAAGTTCGTGCGAAGACGTGGTgggaagaaaacagagaaagaaTACAAGCTCAATACCTATGA